One stretch of Akkermansia massiliensis DNA includes these proteins:
- a CDS encoding 3'-5' exoribonuclease YhaM family protein has product MEQVSLMELGKLAAEGQVEAEVFAQIAQCAQKMTKSNKPYLDVSFADAEGTMGLKVWEDKPWFRTLASLPLRSFVSLRGQWTKGGFGMEAADLEVRPLDEQEKESFLAGSGTLKKKQEADLKEICVLIKGMNDPRIRALCIEFIEQFGERLQRAAAARTYHHARRGGLVEHVAGMMRTASAVCQANPELNRDLLLAGCLFHDCGKLWENCYPKEDFTMPYSEAGELLGHIPLGIELVNNLWKRIMALPEAESWKTLDPASPDVRMHLLHLIASHHGELAFGSPVFPKTPEAVALHYIDNLDAKLEMFRGAYETSEALAPKVLQRKAPLPANVVLPLPSVLPLERDGADAMQ; this is encoded by the coding sequence ATGGAACAAGTCAGTCTCATGGAGTTGGGCAAGCTGGCCGCGGAGGGCCAGGTGGAAGCGGAAGTTTTTGCCCAGATCGCCCAGTGCGCGCAGAAGATGACCAAGAGCAACAAGCCGTATCTGGACGTATCTTTTGCCGATGCGGAAGGGACGATGGGACTGAAGGTGTGGGAGGACAAGCCCTGGTTCCGCACGCTGGCCTCCCTGCCTCTCCGCAGTTTCGTGAGCCTGCGCGGCCAGTGGACCAAGGGGGGCTTCGGCATGGAAGCGGCCGATCTGGAAGTGCGCCCCCTGGACGAACAGGAGAAGGAAAGCTTCCTGGCCGGGTCCGGAACCTTGAAGAAGAAGCAGGAAGCGGACCTGAAGGAGATTTGCGTGCTCATCAAGGGCATGAATGATCCGCGCATTCGCGCCCTGTGCATTGAATTCATCGAACAGTTCGGGGAACGCCTCCAGCGCGCCGCCGCCGCCCGCACTTACCATCACGCCCGCCGCGGCGGACTGGTGGAGCATGTGGCGGGAATGATGCGCACGGCCTCTGCCGTCTGCCAGGCGAATCCGGAGCTGAACCGCGACCTCCTGCTGGCCGGATGCCTGTTTCACGACTGCGGGAAGCTGTGGGAAAACTGCTACCCGAAGGAGGATTTCACGATGCCCTATTCGGAAGCCGGGGAATTGCTGGGCCACATTCCGCTGGGCATTGAACTGGTCAACAATCTGTGGAAGCGCATCATGGCCCTTCCGGAAGCGGAATCCTGGAAGACGCTGGACCCCGCCTCCCCGGACGTGCGCATGCACCTGCTGCACCTGATCGCCTCCCACCACGGGGAACTGGCCTTCGGCTCCCCCGTGTTCCCCAAGACCCCGGAGGCGGTGGCCCTGCATTACATTGACAATCTGGACGCCAAGCTGGAGATGTTCCGCGGCGCCTATGAGACGAGCGAGGCGCTGGCTCCCAAGGTGCTCCAGCGCAAGGCCCCCCTGCCTGCCAACGTCGTTCTTCCGCTACCTTCCGTTCTTCCCCTGGAACGGGACGGCGCGGACGCCATGCAGTAA
- the miaB gene encoding tRNA (N6-isopentenyl adenosine(37)-C2)-methylthiotransferase MiaB, translating to MPKLYIKTYGCQMNERDSEQVARMFVQKGYTMTDREDEADVILFNSCSIREQAEQKALGKMGLLAKQQRHRPHVVYGMMGCMAQSRKDELFKELPRLDLVIGTQKYHRVFEHVDGILRARQERRMDELQTAFSGTHVCDVADEEDSQNRIRDHLNPGARSTAYVSIMQGCEMKCAYCIVPYTRGKERSRPVRDVVDEVKMLVDAGVKEVTLLGQIVNRYGRQMETADGKGGFVQLLEAVHEVEGLRRIRFVSPHPIGFRQDLVQAFTYLPKLCSHIHFPMQSGSDRILKMMRRPYRNETYLDLCARMKQARPDLSITTDIIVGFPGETEEDYLLTRQAVERVQFDNAFIFRYSPRRGTPAAAMEEQIPEEVKEARNQDLLAVVNEIAIRKNRELVGTVQEVLLEGPSKTNEARLSGRTSQNKPVMVDAAPDLTGELLPIRIEESTGFTLYGVPCPSRG from the coding sequence ATGCCCAAGCTTTACATCAAAACCTACGGCTGCCAGATGAACGAGCGGGACTCCGAGCAGGTGGCCCGCATGTTCGTGCAGAAGGGCTATACCATGACGGACCGCGAGGATGAGGCGGACGTCATCCTGTTCAATTCCTGTTCCATCCGGGAGCAGGCGGAACAGAAGGCGCTGGGGAAGATGGGCCTGCTGGCCAAGCAGCAGCGGCACCGGCCGCACGTGGTGTACGGCATGATGGGCTGCATGGCCCAGAGCAGGAAGGATGAGTTGTTCAAGGAACTGCCGCGCCTGGACCTGGTGATAGGCACCCAGAAGTACCACCGCGTGTTTGAGCATGTGGACGGCATTCTGCGCGCGCGCCAGGAACGCCGCATGGATGAATTGCAGACCGCTTTTTCAGGCACTCACGTGTGCGACGTGGCGGATGAGGAGGATTCCCAGAACCGCATCCGGGACCACCTGAATCCCGGCGCGCGCTCCACGGCGTATGTCTCCATCATGCAGGGGTGTGAAATGAAGTGCGCCTACTGCATCGTCCCCTACACCCGCGGCAAGGAACGCAGCCGCCCCGTCCGGGACGTGGTGGACGAGGTGAAGATGCTGGTGGACGCCGGCGTGAAGGAAGTCACCCTGCTGGGCCAGATCGTCAACCGGTACGGCAGGCAGATGGAAACGGCGGACGGCAAGGGCGGCTTCGTCCAATTGCTGGAAGCCGTGCATGAGGTGGAAGGCCTCCGGCGCATCCGCTTCGTTTCCCCCCATCCCATCGGCTTCCGGCAGGATCTGGTGCAGGCATTCACCTACCTGCCCAAGCTGTGCAGCCACATCCATTTCCCCATGCAGAGCGGCAGCGACCGCATCCTGAAAATGATGCGCAGGCCGTACAGGAATGAAACCTATCTGGACCTTTGCGCCCGGATGAAGCAGGCGCGCCCGGATTTGTCCATCACTACGGACATCATCGTGGGCTTCCCCGGAGAAACGGAGGAAGACTACCTGCTGACCCGGCAGGCCGTGGAACGGGTCCAGTTTGACAACGCTTTCATTTTCCGCTACTCCCCGCGCCGCGGCACGCCCGCCGCCGCCATGGAGGAACAGATTCCGGAGGAAGTGAAGGAAGCGCGCAACCAGGACCTGCTGGCCGTGGTCAATGAAATCGCCATCCGGAAAAACCGGGAACTGGTCGGCACCGTTCAGGAAGTCCTGCTGGAAGGACCGTCCAAAACAAATGAAGCGCGCCTCTCCGGACGCACCTCCCAGAACAAGCCCGTGATGGTGGATGCCGCCCCTGACCTGACGGGAGAGCTTCTGCCCATCCGCATTGAGGAAAGCACGGGGTTCACCCTGTACGGCGTCCCATGCCCTTCCAGGGGATGA
- a CDS encoding ComEC/Rec2 family competence protein: MEQERHLRRPWLERTMAAAPLLAPALAMLCACAAVDVSPWFWGLCLCWALLPCLFRAPSMSLLAIALAVWAAMHLLAYDREYGNVPVEAGRTVAMEGSVNAVSGKSVLFRPDGSRWLYAVSSRGGECPLAVGERYRIEGETYPLQAPCGPGIFDRERWGYLHGIIAGIRLDGACRVGPGDWRSRLRAFSLRLREGAAGLLREGAPADDEARQVMVSAVLGDKTDARPETMAKFLESGCMHVFAVSGMHVGVAAMLVLGMLRLLYVRPRAARLACIPLLAVYVFVTGMSASALRAFIMAAVWLLASVLRRKGHPANILALAFILLCLMDPLQVFQPGFQLSFCVFAVIVCLAGWSSRERPLWAPDPFIPSRIYNAREKGLVRLEKACRGALLISVGAWLMSIPLTAWHFDTWNLYAPLTNLCLSVLVFPLMGVSLFGLVFAWCPWMSCACNTAASWLASAMLAVAGGVASLPCSYLSSAPPAGENEAVLVPLQKDAWSAVISNPALVVAAGTENAVRYTLLPVLKARSIRPCGVLASGNGRAERAGVEALAKEYPGIRNWGAADAECPVRQWRFRPGNELVLEDFPVPLSTGIHQDRNRVLAWKCRGRFVLMIGNAGFSSLARAAIAPRADVLVIGHHPRDPVDSAEWIRATGARAVIFTTEHECPVPEGTAVYRLPETGAIYLRVEEEGVQIIPWKGMGRRTG, translated from the coding sequence ATGGAACAGGAGCGCCACCTGCGGCGGCCGTGGCTGGAACGGACCATGGCCGCGGCTCCCCTGCTGGCTCCCGCTCTCGCCATGCTGTGCGCATGCGCGGCGGTGGACGTTTCCCCCTGGTTCTGGGGCCTCTGCCTCTGCTGGGCGCTATTGCCCTGCCTGTTCCGGGCCCCTTCCATGAGCCTGCTGGCCATTGCCCTGGCGGTGTGGGCGGCCATGCATCTGCTGGCGTATGACCGGGAATACGGGAATGTTCCCGTAGAGGCGGGAAGGACTGTCGCCATGGAGGGTTCCGTTAACGCCGTTTCCGGAAAGTCCGTTCTGTTCCGCCCGGATGGCTCCCGGTGGCTGTACGCAGTTTCCTCCCGTGGCGGGGAATGCCCCCTGGCAGTAGGGGAACGGTACCGGATTGAGGGAGAGACATATCCGCTCCAGGCCCCGTGCGGCCCCGGCATCTTTGACCGGGAGCGGTGGGGATACCTGCACGGCATTATTGCCGGGATTCGGCTGGATGGCGCCTGCCGGGTGGGGCCGGGCGACTGGCGCAGCCGCCTCCGGGCGTTTTCCCTGCGGCTCCGGGAGGGGGCCGCAGGCCTGCTGAGGGAAGGCGCGCCGGCGGATGACGAGGCCCGGCAGGTGATGGTTTCCGCCGTGCTGGGGGACAAGACGGACGCGAGGCCGGAAACGATGGCGAAGTTTCTGGAAAGCGGCTGCATGCACGTGTTCGCCGTCAGCGGCATGCATGTGGGGGTGGCGGCCATGCTGGTTCTGGGAATGCTGAGGCTGTTGTACGTGCGCCCCCGTGCGGCGCGGCTGGCCTGCATTCCGTTGCTGGCGGTGTACGTGTTTGTGACCGGGATGTCCGCCTCCGCCCTGCGGGCCTTCATCATGGCGGCGGTCTGGCTGCTGGCGTCCGTGCTGCGCCGGAAGGGGCATCCGGCCAATATTCTGGCGCTGGCTTTCATCCTCCTTTGCCTGATGGACCCGCTCCAGGTTTTCCAGCCGGGGTTCCAGCTCTCCTTCTGCGTCTTCGCCGTGATTGTCTGCCTGGCAGGATGGAGCAGCCGGGAAAGGCCCCTGTGGGCTCCGGACCCGTTCATTCCTTCCCGGATTTACAATGCGCGGGAAAAAGGCCTGGTGCGCCTGGAAAAAGCGTGCCGCGGCGCGCTGCTCATCTCCGTGGGGGCGTGGCTGATGTCCATTCCCCTGACGGCATGGCACTTCGACACCTGGAACCTGTACGCTCCCCTGACCAATTTGTGCTTGAGCGTGCTCGTTTTTCCGCTCATGGGCGTCTCCCTGTTCGGGCTGGTGTTCGCATGGTGCCCGTGGATGTCATGCGCTTGCAATACGGCGGCTTCCTGGCTGGCCTCCGCCATGCTGGCGGTGGCGGGGGGAGTGGCTTCCCTGCCGTGCAGCTATCTTTCTTCCGCGCCGCCTGCCGGGGAAAATGAAGCCGTCCTCGTTCCGTTGCAGAAGGACGCCTGGTCCGCGGTCATCTCCAATCCCGCGCTGGTCGTGGCCGCAGGAACGGAAAACGCGGTCCGGTACACCCTCCTTCCCGTGTTGAAGGCGCGCAGTATCCGGCCTTGCGGCGTACTGGCTTCCGGAAACGGCAGGGCGGAGCGCGCCGGAGTGGAAGCGCTGGCGAAGGAATATCCCGGAATCCGGAACTGGGGCGCAGCGGATGCGGAATGTCCCGTTCGGCAATGGAGGTTCCGCCCTGGAAATGAACTTGTTTTGGAAGATTTTCCCGTACCGTTGTCCACGGGAATCCATCAGGACCGGAACCGGGTGCTGGCGTGGAAATGCCGCGGGCGGTTCGTCCTGATGATAGGGAATGCCGGGTTTTCCTCCCTGGCGCGGGCGGCAATAGCGCCGCGGGCGGATGTGCTGGTCATCGGGCACCATCCGCGCGATCCGGTGGACAGCGCCGAATGGATCAGGGCCACGGGCGCCCGCGCGGTCATTTTCACCACGGAGCATGAATGCCCCGTGCCGGAGGGAACGGCCGTGTACCGTCTCCCGGAAACCGGAGCCATCTATTTGCGGGTGGAAGAGGAAGGCGTGCAAATCATCCCCTGGAAGGGCATGGGACGCCGTACAGGGTGA
- a CDS encoding thioredoxin family protein — MIKFAVSVLCAAAVAGMLAPASALAQQAPVPAVNESGSPAFDKLRNEAIAKKVPLVIYLTGSSWCVYCNIFTDKHIKERTFKRASGKKFIFWMVDTRQAPGRTPGSFTFQFVPEEAGKVVGCIGSKAPYVVFGPPAVIILDPVSGKMIKKMVSQGDMDKEGKSLPAVIEECWKNFQKEGQKTA, encoded by the coding sequence ATGATCAAGTTTGCCGTTTCCGTGCTTTGCGCCGCCGCCGTGGCAGGCATGCTGGCTCCCGCTTCCGCCCTGGCGCAGCAGGCTCCCGTTCCAGCCGTGAATGAATCGGGCAGTCCCGCCTTTGACAAGCTGCGCAATGAGGCCATCGCCAAGAAGGTTCCCCTGGTCATCTACCTGACGGGGTCTTCCTGGTGCGTGTATTGCAATATTTTTACGGACAAGCATATCAAGGAGCGGACTTTCAAGAGGGCCTCCGGCAAAAAATTCATCTTCTGGATGGTGGATACCAGGCAGGCCCCGGGAAGGACACCGGGTTCCTTTACCTTCCAGTTCGTTCCGGAGGAAGCGGGCAAAGTAGTGGGATGCATAGGCTCCAAGGCCCCCTATGTCGTTTTCGGGCCTCCCGCCGTCATCATCCTGGACCCCGTTTCCGGAAAAATGATTAAGAAAATGGTAAGCCAGGGGGATATGGACAAGGAAGGCAAGTCCCTGCCCGCGGTTATCG
- a CDS encoding class I SAM-dependent RNA methyltransferase yields MTATIPKGFHPEPFSYHQELELDIDALSNAGDGIGRVDGWVVFVPFALPGDRVKARVWRNDKNYSSADLVEVLHPSPDRVEPGCRLFGTCGGCQYQHFSYDRQLLWKTRQVADLLRLQAGLELPVNPAIASPRQYHYRSKITPHFDKPKEASRPAIGFLKAGSRREVVDVPQCPIAMECINEALPLARKSVYQAAARFKRGATILLRASEGTVITNNNAVACERVGGLEFHFLAGDFFQNNPFILPLFTDYVAQQASMDGEEFLVDAYCGSGLFALSLAKKFKKVLGVEVSETSADWARSNARSNGIKHAEFLAADAGAIFAQVDFPAEKTAVVIDPPRKGCSMEFLTQLFAFGPGKVVYVSCNPATQIRDLAEFDKAGYAVTAVQPFDLFPQTKHLECVVTLKKNI; encoded by the coding sequence ATGACTGCGACCATTCCCAAGGGCTTCCACCCGGAACCTTTTTCCTACCATCAGGAGCTTGAACTGGACATTGACGCCCTTTCCAATGCGGGCGACGGCATCGGCCGTGTGGACGGCTGGGTGGTTTTCGTCCCCTTCGCCCTGCCGGGAGACCGCGTGAAGGCCCGCGTCTGGCGCAACGACAAGAATTATTCCTCCGCGGACCTGGTGGAAGTGCTTCACCCCAGCCCGGACCGCGTGGAGCCCGGCTGCCGCCTGTTCGGCACCTGCGGCGGATGCCAGTACCAGCATTTTTCCTACGACCGCCAGCTTCTCTGGAAAACCCGGCAGGTGGCGGACCTGCTCCGGTTGCAGGCAGGGCTGGAACTGCCCGTCAATCCGGCCATTGCCTCCCCCCGCCAATACCATTACCGCTCCAAGATTACGCCCCATTTTGACAAGCCCAAGGAAGCCAGCCGGCCGGCCATCGGCTTCCTGAAGGCGGGTTCCAGAAGGGAAGTGGTGGATGTGCCGCAATGCCCGATTGCCATGGAGTGCATCAACGAGGCCCTGCCGCTGGCCCGCAAGAGCGTTTACCAGGCCGCGGCCCGGTTCAAGCGGGGAGCTACCATTCTGCTCCGCGCCTCGGAAGGGACCGTCATTACCAATAACAACGCCGTGGCCTGCGAGCGCGTGGGCGGTCTGGAATTTCATTTTTTGGCGGGAGATTTTTTCCAGAACAATCCTTTCATTCTTCCGCTTTTTACGGACTACGTGGCCCAACAGGCGAGCATGGACGGGGAGGAGTTCCTGGTGGACGCCTATTGCGGTTCCGGCCTGTTCGCCCTGAGCCTAGCGAAGAAATTTAAAAAAGTGCTGGGCGTGGAAGTCAGCGAGACTTCCGCGGACTGGGCGCGCAGCAATGCCCGGAGCAACGGGATTAAACACGCGGAATTCCTGGCGGCGGACGCCGGAGCCATTTTCGCCCAGGTGGATTTCCCCGCGGAAAAAACCGCCGTGGTGATCGACCCGCCCCGCAAGGGATGCAGCATGGAGTTCCTGACCCAGTTATTCGCCTTCGGCCCCGGAAAAGTGGTGTACGTTTCCTGCAATCCCGCCACCCAGATACGGGACCTGGCGGAATTTGACAAGGCCGGGTACGCCGTTACCGCCGTCCAGCCCTTTGACCTGTTCCCCCAGACCAAACATCTGGAATGCGTGGTCACCCTGAAAAAGAACATCTGA
- a CDS encoding DUF3750 domain-containing protein has protein sequence MRHSNPYNRRHPSRNKWRFVFWLFMAFLLLGAALVYFHPAEDWKTADRSSSSLAPLPAEEPEAVVQVYSARAFGWRRYFAVHTWIAVKEKNAGFYTVYQVMGYQLPSRGTSVSIARDIPDRKWFGAEPELIQELRGAAAEKAIPVISRTAQDYPYADTYWIIPGPNSNTFTAALMREVPDLTVELPPHAVGKDYLPGGIAGRTESGTGIRINLWGLAGFSLGLAEGAEVSLLGLNAGFDLLRPALKLPMIGRIGLPDAPVGWDWWSVTLLLSAGGFIFFRMLRHMRRKRRQAHRIPYFRHPRTKTSERI, from the coding sequence ATGCGCCATTCCAACCCCTATAACCGCAGGCACCCCTCACGGAATAAATGGCGCTTTGTTTTCTGGCTGTTCATGGCGTTCCTGCTCCTGGGCGCAGCCCTGGTTTATTTCCACCCTGCGGAAGACTGGAAAACTGCGGACCGCAGCAGCAGCAGCCTGGCCCCTCTACCCGCTGAAGAACCGGAAGCCGTCGTCCAGGTTTATTCGGCACGCGCCTTCGGCTGGCGCAGGTATTTCGCCGTGCACACCTGGATAGCCGTGAAGGAGAAGAATGCCGGCTTTTACACCGTGTACCAGGTCATGGGCTACCAGCTTCCCTCCCGGGGAACCAGCGTTTCCATCGCGCGGGACATTCCGGACCGCAAATGGTTCGGCGCGGAACCGGAATTGATTCAGGAATTGCGCGGAGCAGCGGCGGAAAAGGCCATTCCCGTCATCAGCCGCACGGCGCAGGATTACCCCTATGCCGATACCTACTGGATCATTCCCGGCCCCAACAGCAACACGTTCACCGCCGCGCTGATGAGGGAAGTGCCGGATCTGACGGTGGAGCTTCCGCCTCATGCGGTGGGGAAGGATTATCTGCCCGGCGGCATTGCCGGACGGACGGAAAGCGGCACGGGCATCCGCATCAATTTATGGGGTCTCGCCGGGTTCAGCCTGGGGCTGGCGGAAGGAGCGGAAGTCAGCCTGCTGGGCCTGAACGCAGGCTTTGACCTGTTGCGCCCCGCCCTTAAACTTCCGATGATCGGGCGCATAGGGCTGCCGGACGCTCCTGTGGGCTGGGACTGGTGGAGCGTCACGCTGCTTCTTTCCGCCGGAGGGTTCATCTTCTTCCGCATGCTCCGCCACATGCGCAGGAAGCGGAGGCAGGCGCACCGCATCCCCTACTTCCGCCATCCGCGGACAAAAACGAGCGAGCGCATTTGA